Proteins encoded in a region of the Paenibacillus pedocola genome:
- a CDS encoding YitT family protein — MQKVNSRNKPPLIPLNGPLRHTVDVALILIGSLITGLGFNLFFLPNRIASGGVSGLSVLAEAWFSAEPAFTQWALNIPLFILGVIFLGKQYGMRSLLGSFVLPLFIYLTKDGPVPTTNPLLASIYGGIAVGLGLGLVFRGRGSTGGLTILAQIIQKITGFSFSLSVVLLDGTVITLAAFVLGMEQAMYALIGLFVTGRVINALEMGFSVTKVAYIISDQTEEISQAILNDLDRGLTKLNAQGGYTGDNRTVLMVVVGQNEITRLKAIVRSVDPGAFVIITEAHEVLGEGFKREA, encoded by the coding sequence ATGCAAAAAGTTAATTCACGCAACAAACCCCCGCTGATTCCACTGAACGGGCCGCTGCGCCATACGGTGGATGTAGCGTTAATTCTAATCGGCTCGCTGATTACGGGACTGGGATTCAATCTCTTCTTTCTGCCGAACCGGATCGCATCGGGCGGGGTGTCCGGCTTGTCCGTACTTGCAGAGGCCTGGTTTAGCGCGGAGCCGGCGTTTACCCAGTGGGCACTGAATATTCCGCTGTTCATCTTGGGTGTTATTTTCCTCGGCAAGCAGTACGGCATGCGCTCCCTGCTGGGCAGCTTTGTGCTGCCGCTCTTTATCTATCTGACCAAGGATGGTCCGGTTCCGACGACCAATCCGCTGCTGGCCTCCATTTATGGGGGGATTGCTGTGGGATTGGGGCTGGGACTGGTGTTCCGCGGGCGCGGATCGACTGGCGGACTGACGATTTTGGCGCAGATTATTCAGAAAATCACCGGCTTCAGCTTCTCACTGTCAGTAGTGCTGCTGGATGGTACGGTCATCACACTGGCGGCCTTTGTGCTGGGGATGGAGCAGGCCATGTATGCGCTGATAGGATTGTTTGTGACCGGCAGAGTAATTAATGCGCTGGAAATGGGCTTTAGTGTAACTAAAGTGGCATATATTATTTCGGATCAGACCGAAGAAATCTCGCAGGCGATTCTGAATGATCTGGACCGCGGGCTGACGAAGCTGAATGCGCAAGGCGGTTATACGGGTGACAACCGTACAGTGCTGATGGTGGTAGTCGGCCAGAATGAGATTACCCGGCTAAAAGCAATTGTCCGTTCCGTGGATCCGGGTGCGTTCGTTATTATTACTGAAGCCCACGAGGTACTGGGTGAAGGGTTTAAAAGAGAAGCGTAG
- the prfB gene encoding peptide chain release factor 2 (programmed frameshift), protein MKGEVIPLIDSNVKQDLREIGKKLTNLRGSLDLDLKLEMIANFEEKMAAPGFWDDPEKAQGVIGEMNAVKSSVDQFEKLQQEYDDAAMMAELADEEGDEELAAEVAGTIRAVAGKVDDFELQLLLNQPYDKLNAILELHPGAGGTESQDWGQMLLRMYTRWAEKNGFKVEVLDYLPGDEAGIKSVTLLIKGFNAYGYLKAEKGVHRLVRISPFDSSGRRHTSFVSCDVVPEITDDVDVEIRTEDLKIDTYRASGAGGQHINTTDSAVRITHLPSGVVVTCQNERSQIKNREQAMKMLRSKLYEKKIQEQQQQLDEIRGEQSDIAWGSQIRSYVFHPYSMVKDHRTSVETGNTGAVMDGDLNPFIDGYLRSQIKTEVE, encoded by the exons ATGAAAGGTGAAGTGATCCCATTGATCGATTCCAACGTAAAGCAGGATCTGCGTGAAATAGGCAAGAAACTAACCAACCTTAGGGGGTCTCTT GACTTAGACCTTAAGCTTGAGATGATTGCGAACTTTGAAGAGAAGATGGCTGCGCCCGGCTTCTGGGATGATCCCGAGAAAGCGCAGGGTGTCATCGGTGAAATGAATGCGGTGAAATCCTCCGTGGACCAGTTTGAGAAGCTGCAGCAGGAGTATGATGATGCCGCAATGATGGCAGAGCTAGCAGATGAAGAAGGCGACGAAGAGCTAGCGGCAGAGGTTGCCGGAACTATCCGCGCTGTAGCCGGCAAAGTTGATGACTTTGAGCTCCAATTGCTGCTTAATCAGCCGTATGACAAGCTAAATGCTATTCTGGAGCTGCATCCGGGTGCGGGCGGAACGGAGTCCCAGGACTGGGGACAAATGCTACTGCGCATGTATACCCGCTGGGCCGAAAAAAACGGCTTCAAGGTTGAGGTGCTCGACTACTTGCCGGGCGACGAAGCGGGCATCAAGAGTGTCACGCTGCTGATCAAGGGCTTCAACGCTTACGGTTATTTGAAGGCTGAAAAAGGTGTACACCGGCTGGTGCGTATCTCGCCGTTCGATTCTTCCGGAAGACGCCATACCTCATTCGTGTCGTGTGATGTGGTTCCTGAGATTACCGATGATGTCGATGTGGAGATCCGTACAGAGGATCTGAAGATCGATACATACCGGGCCAGCGGCGCGGGCGGTCAGCACATTAATACCACGGACTCAGCGGTGCGGATTACCCACTTGCCGTCAGGCGTAGTGGTAACCTGCCAGAATGAACGCTCGCAGATCAAGAACCGGGAACAGGCGATGAAAATGCTGCGTTCTAAGCTGTACGAGAAGAAAATACAGGAACAGCAGCAGCAGCTGGATGAGATTCGCGGCGAGCAATCTGACATTGCCTGGGGCAGCCAGATTCGCTCTTATGTGTTCCATCCCTATAGCATGGTAAAGGATCACCGTACTTCCGTGGAAACCGGGAACACAGGAGCGGTAATGGATGGCGATCTGAATCCGTTTATTGACGGATATTTGCGCAGCCAGATTAAGACTGAAGTTGAATAA
- the secA gene encoding preprotein translocase subunit SecA: MLGLVKKIFGDTNERDVKRLMKTVEVINAMEPDFVALSDEALKAKTEEFRARIEKGETLEEILPEAFATVREASKRTLGMRHFDVQLVGGMALHEGRISEMKTGEGKTLVGTLPVYLNALLGKGVHVVTVNDYLAQRDSAQMAQIYNFLGMTVGVNLNGMDHADKQQAYACDITYGTNNEFGFDYLRDNMVLYKEQMVQRPLYFCIIDEVDSILIDEARTPLIISGQAEKSTELYYAADRFVKKLTAEEDYTVDIKVKSVALTEKGVATAERAFGVENLYDHSHVTLNHHIVQALKANVIMRRDVDYVVNGDEVVIVDEFTGRLMAGRRYSDGLHQAIEAKEEIEVQNESMTLATITFQNYFRMYRKLGGMTGTAKTEEEEFKKIYGLEVLQVPTNKPNQRVDMPDVVYKSENGKFNAVVAEIVERHKKNQPVLVGTVSIENSERVSEMLKRKGVRHQVLNAKHHESEAEIISHAGQPGTVTIATNMAGRGTDIVLGEGVTDLGGLHIIGTERHESRRIDNQLRGRAGRQGDPGSTQFYLSLGDELMKRFGADNVLNMMDRLGFEEDQPIESRMITRAVESAQKRVEGNNFDIRKVVLQYDDVMNQQREIIYKQRREILESDNIKDVVTEMIQPVIDRVVRAHCSDDIPENWELQEVADYVNSKLLDEGALTRDDLWGKEVEEIVEYIFDRVMQKYSEREERLGSELVREFEKVIVLRSVDSKWMDHIDAMDQLRQGIHLRAYGGTDPLREYQFEGFEMFNAMTANIQEEVATYIMKAHIETNQERQSVVEEDKISTNAEPVEKRPVHVEAAIGRNDPCPCGSGKKYKNCHGQNA, encoded by the coding sequence ATGCTAGGACTTGTAAAGAAAATATTCGGTGACACCAATGAACGCGATGTCAAACGTCTGATGAAGACGGTCGAAGTAATTAATGCGATGGAGCCGGACTTCGTAGCGCTCTCGGATGAAGCGCTCAAGGCTAAGACCGAAGAATTCCGTGCCCGGATCGAAAAAGGCGAGACCCTCGAGGAAATTCTTCCTGAGGCATTTGCAACCGTACGCGAAGCTTCCAAACGGACGCTGGGCATGCGGCATTTTGACGTACAGCTAGTTGGAGGTATGGCGCTGCATGAAGGCCGGATCTCCGAGATGAAAACAGGTGAAGGTAAGACACTGGTAGGGACATTGCCGGTCTACTTGAATGCATTGCTCGGTAAGGGTGTGCATGTCGTAACGGTAAATGATTATTTGGCACAGCGCGACAGTGCGCAAATGGCACAAATTTATAACTTCCTGGGCATGACGGTTGGGGTGAACCTGAACGGCATGGACCATGCTGATAAACAACAAGCCTATGCCTGCGATATTACGTACGGCACCAACAATGAATTCGGCTTTGACTACTTGCGTGACAACATGGTGCTCTATAAGGAGCAAATGGTTCAGCGCCCGCTATATTTCTGTATTATTGATGAAGTTGACTCCATTCTAATCGATGAAGCGCGGACTCCGCTTATTATTTCCGGACAAGCCGAGAAATCGACAGAACTGTATTATGCTGCAGACCGCTTCGTGAAGAAGCTGACTGCTGAAGAGGACTATACAGTAGATATTAAAGTGAAATCGGTGGCTTTGACAGAGAAAGGCGTCGCTACGGCTGAACGCGCTTTTGGTGTTGAGAACCTTTATGATCATAGTCATGTGACACTTAATCATCATATCGTCCAGGCACTCAAGGCTAATGTAATTATGCGCCGTGATGTAGACTATGTAGTGAATGGTGATGAGGTTGTCATCGTCGATGAATTTACGGGCCGGTTGATGGCTGGACGCCGTTACAGCGACGGGCTGCACCAGGCGATCGAAGCGAAGGAAGAGATTGAGGTACAGAACGAGAGTATGACGCTGGCTACAATCACCTTCCAGAACTATTTCCGGATGTACCGCAAGCTTGGCGGTATGACAGGTACTGCGAAGACGGAAGAAGAAGAATTCAAAAAAATCTACGGTCTTGAAGTTCTGCAGGTTCCTACGAACAAGCCGAACCAGCGTGTGGATATGCCTGACGTGGTCTACAAGAGCGAGAACGGCAAATTTAACGCGGTGGTAGCAGAGATCGTTGAACGCCACAAGAAAAATCAGCCGGTGCTGGTTGGTACCGTATCGATTGAGAATTCCGAACGCGTATCGGAAATGCTGAAGCGTAAAGGTGTAAGACACCAAGTGCTGAATGCTAAACATCATGAATCTGAAGCTGAGATTATATCGCATGCCGGACAACCGGGAACCGTAACAATCGCTACGAACATGGCTGGCCGCGGTACCGATATTGTGCTGGGTGAAGGTGTAACAGATCTCGGCGGTCTGCATATCATTGGTACGGAACGCCATGAATCCCGCCGGATTGATAACCAGCTGCGCGGACGTGCGGGACGCCAGGGCGACCCGGGTTCAACTCAGTTCTATTTGTCCCTCGGCGATGAGCTCATGAAGCGTTTCGGCGCGGACAATGTTCTCAATATGATGGACCGTCTCGGATTTGAAGAAGATCAGCCGATCGAGAGCCGCATGATTACCCGTGCCGTTGAATCTGCCCAGAAGCGGGTGGAAGGCAATAACTTTGATATCCGCAAAGTCGTACTGCAATATGATGATGTAATGAATCAGCAGCGCGAGATTATCTACAAACAGCGCCGTGAAATTCTTGAATCCGATAATATCAAAGATGTCGTAACAGAAATGATCCAGCCGGTCATTGACCGTGTGGTACGCGCACACTGCAGTGATGATATTCCGGAAAACTGGGAGCTTCAAGAGGTTGCTGATTATGTGAACAGCAAGCTGCTGGATGAAGGTGCCCTGACCCGTGACGATCTCTGGGGCAAGGAAGTTGAAGAAATCGTCGAATACATTTTCGATCGTGTGATGCAGAAGTATTCCGAACGCGAAGAGCGTCTCGGCTCTGAGCTGGTACGCGAATTCGAGAAGGTTATCGTGCTTCGTTCCGTAGACAGCAAATGGATGGATCATATTGACGCAATGGATCAGCTCCGTCAAGGGATTCACCTTCGCGCTTACGGTGGTACTGATCCGCTGCGTGAATATCAGTTTGAGGGCTTTGAGATGTTCAACGCCATGACTGCCAATATTCAGGAAGAAGTCGCTACTTATATTATGAAGGCGCACATCGAAACGAATCAGGAGCGGCAGTCGGTAGTGGAGGAGGACAAAATCTCCACCAACGCTGAGCCGGTTGAGAAACGTCCTGTGCATGTTGAGGCTGCTATCGGCCGCAACGACCCTTGCCCGTGCGGCAGCGGCAAGAAGTACAAGAACTGCCACGGCCAGAACGCATAA
- the hpf gene encoding ribosome hibernation-promoting factor, HPF/YfiA family yields the protein MQFSIRGQQIEVTDALRDYVDKKLSRLEKYFDAPPTSEGFVTLGVVRGLHTVEVTIPLAGVTLRAEDRSDDMYASIDAVVDKLERQIRKHKTKLNRKFRQEGSLKTLFVEGSPSAVAVEEQDYDDLEVVRNKRFTLKPMDVEEAILQMNMVGHNFFVFSNIDTSEVSVVYKRNDGKYGLIEQN from the coding sequence ATGCAATTCAGCATTCGAGGTCAACAAATTGAAGTGACCGACGCTTTGAGAGACTATGTTGATAAGAAGCTCAGCAGACTTGAGAAGTATTTCGATGCACCCCCTACCTCAGAAGGATTTGTGACGCTTGGCGTTGTTCGTGGCCTTCATACGGTGGAAGTAACCATTCCACTGGCGGGTGTTACGCTTCGTGCCGAGGATCGCAGCGACGATATGTATGCTTCTATTGATGCTGTCGTGGACAAGCTGGAACGTCAAATTCGCAAGCATAAGACCAAACTCAATCGTAAGTTCCGCCAGGAAGGCAGTCTGAAGACCCTGTTTGTGGAAGGATCCCCAAGTGCTGTTGCTGTAGAGGAACAGGATTATGATGATTTGGAAGTTGTGCGGAACAAGCGCTTCACCTTGAAGCCTATGGATGTCGAGGAAGCGATTCTGCAAATGAACATGGTTGGACATAATTTCTTTGTATTCTCCAACATTGACACTTCTGAAGTAAGTGTTGTTTACAAACGGAATGATGGGAAGTACGGCCTGATCGAACAGAACTAG
- a CDS encoding S-layer homology domain-containing protein: MKMKKALRGLMTGLLGVSMLFGALGSVSAAPAAKDIQGHWAQNQLQDWLNKGYLQGYADGTVKPNKPITRGEYVALVNRLFGFTETASIAFKDLKSSNWAYSEVAKAVKAGYIGGYENNTFRSSSPLTRQEAAVITAKLLSLNTSNTSLTFKDSAQIASWAKGAVAAAAAKNIINGYPDGTFGPKRPLTRAEAVGIIGNSAANKPSGSGNPATPTPTPSATPTPTPTPTSTTGGGSGGGGGGGGTTAPSVSNVTYGHVGSVTADVYLTPSVTGAVYYVVAPYSSTTAVPSTLQIRNGLTSTGTAGVNYGKVAATGNTTVAFSVYGLQANTQYAAYIALSDSVGSWSAVSTLRLTTAPSGATAITELSPGSMGTVTADVYVSYGHTGGASAPVRYVVLPANATDPSAAQVAAGQNSSGVLLTSPWTGNITPAPAPGVRQTLTLSGLTANTAYKVYIVTGSGSSLSPVEILRIHTK; this comes from the coding sequence ATGAAGATGAAGAAAGCATTGCGCGGTTTGATGACTGGTTTGCTTGGGGTTAGCATGTTGTTCGGAGCTTTGGGTAGTGTATCAGCAGCACCGGCTGCCAAGGACATTCAAGGGCACTGGGCACAAAACCAACTGCAGGATTGGCTCAACAAGGGTTATTTGCAAGGGTATGCTGACGGCACTGTAAAACCGAATAAGCCCATCACCCGCGGGGAATATGTTGCCCTGGTGAATCGCCTGTTTGGGTTCACGGAAACAGCATCTATTGCGTTCAAAGATCTAAAGAGCTCCAACTGGGCTTATAGTGAAGTGGCAAAAGCCGTAAAAGCCGGATACATCGGCGGATATGAGAACAATACATTCCGCTCGTCCAGTCCGCTTACCCGTCAGGAAGCTGCAGTAATTACAGCCAAGCTCCTTAGCTTGAATACCAGCAACACCTCACTTACGTTCAAGGACAGTGCCCAAATTGCTTCATGGGCTAAAGGTGCAGTCGCAGCCGCGGCCGCTAAGAACATCATTAACGGTTACCCGGATGGAACCTTCGGGCCTAAGAGACCACTGACAAGAGCTGAGGCGGTAGGTATTATAGGGAACTCAGCGGCTAACAAGCCGAGCGGTTCAGGTAATCCGGCGACGCCTACACCTACTCCATCAGCTACACCAACCCCAACACCAACGCCTACAAGCACAACTGGTGGAGGAAGCGGCGGTGGAGGTGGAGGTGGAGGAACCACTGCACCATCGGTTAGCAATGTTACTTATGGGCATGTCGGTTCGGTTACGGCAGACGTATATCTGACACCGTCGGTGACGGGCGCAGTATATTATGTGGTCGCCCCTTATAGCAGTACTACGGCAGTGCCAAGCACCCTGCAGATCCGGAACGGCCTGACCAGCACAGGAACTGCAGGAGTAAACTATGGAAAAGTAGCAGCAACCGGTAATACGACTGTAGCTTTCTCCGTCTATGGATTGCAGGCTAACACCCAGTATGCGGCTTATATCGCGCTTTCGGATTCTGTAGGAAGCTGGTCGGCCGTGTCAACTCTGCGTTTGACTACAGCCCCAAGCGGTGCTACGGCGATTACAGAGCTTAGTCCGGGCTCCATGGGTACTGTAACTGCCGATGTCTATGTATCTTACGGTCATACGGGAGGCGCATCTGCCCCAGTAAGATATGTTGTACTGCCGGCTAATGCTACCGATCCTAGCGCAGCGCAGGTTGCAGCCGGTCAAAATAGCAGCGGCGTTCTGCTGACGTCACCTTGGACGGGTAATATTACTCCAGCTCCTGCGCCAGGCGTTAGACAAACACTGACCCTGAGCGGCCTTACTGCTAACACCGCATATAAAGTATACATTGTAACAGGCAGTGGCAGCTCATTGTCGCCCGTAGAAATTCTGCGTATTCATACCAAGTAG
- a CDS encoding cold shock domain-containing protein, with protein MEGKVKWFNAEKGYGFIETADGGDVFVHFSAIQTDGFKTLDEGQSVEFDIVEGARGPQAANVIKL; from the coding sequence ATGGAAGGTAAAGTTAAATGGTTTAACGCAGAAAAAGGTTATGGTTTCATCGAAACTGCCGACGGTGGCGACGTATTTGTACACTTCTCCGCAATCCAAACTGACGGTTTCAAGACTTTGGACGAAGGTCAATCCGTTGAGTTTGATATCGTAGAAGGCGCACGCGGACCACAAGCAGCTAACGTCATCAAATTATAA
- the fliS gene encoding flagellar export chaperone FliS translates to MINSPYEKYRQSSVNTSTPAQLLIMLFDGAIRFVRAGIEGIEEINHQKANLNLGKAQTIISELMSTLNPSYEISKSLFGLYEYINYLLVQANVKKEISHAEEALEYLTEFRITWMEASKLPATENTHG, encoded by the coding sequence ATGATAAATTCTCCTTATGAAAAATACCGTCAATCATCGGTGAATACATCGACCCCGGCACAGTTGCTTATAATGTTGTTTGATGGAGCAATCCGATTTGTAAGGGCTGGTATCGAGGGGATTGAAGAGATTAATCACCAGAAGGCAAACTTAAACCTGGGTAAGGCGCAGACGATTATTAGTGAGTTGATGTCAACCTTGAATCCCTCCTATGAAATATCCAAAAGTCTATTCGGCCTTTATGAGTATATCAATTATCTGCTTGTTCAGGCGAATGTGAAAAAAGAGATATCACATGCTGAAGAGGCTCTTGAATATTTAACTGAGTTTCGCATAACATGGATGGAAGCCTCTAAGCTGCCTGCAACCGAGAATACTCATGGATGA
- the fliD gene encoding flagellar filament capping protein FliD, which produces MLRVSGFSSGLDIDSIVKQMMTAKRAPLDKLNQQKTLMGWQRDSYREFNAKLVDLKMNKLIKWNTSSQMNTQKAVLSGNTTAVRAEASAAANGVEMSVTVTQLATKSSLESATKLTTTLGTDKVTLATKLSDLSGATSPLTFDVAGGDSITFTSDDTISTAMAKINSSSADVKASFDEVSGKLSITSNKFGTDNVIENQKISGSLLTLLDMDYSDTVDSFFKAKNAIAEISSSKSTAAETYTSTSNSLTVNGVSLTFLAKSATTGGATTITTQADADKSIETIKAFVETYNDLINTMTTKIGEEKYRTYAPLTDEQKEAMSEKDIELWEEKAKSGLLKNDVILQTAISDMRAAITDKLGDLSGMGITTGQYYENGKLYLDEDKLKQAILNNPQKVNDVFRGSAVDVNGGIFGALSAAADKALDKIVLKAGTSKFSTDLKFAYKTESVMGRMLKDYNSRIDSLQDRLADLETRYYKQFTAMETAMNKYNSQSSSLSGLFTS; this is translated from the coding sequence ATGCTTAGAGTTAGCGGATTTTCATCGGGATTAGACATTGACAGTATCGTCAAACAGATGATGACAGCTAAGCGTGCACCATTGGATAAGCTGAATCAACAAAAAACACTAATGGGATGGCAGCGGGACAGCTACAGAGAATTTAACGCCAAGTTAGTCGATCTTAAGATGAATAAATTGATTAAGTGGAATACTTCTTCCCAAATGAACACCCAAAAAGCAGTTCTGAGTGGTAATACGACAGCTGTTCGGGCCGAGGCCAGCGCGGCAGCTAACGGGGTTGAGATGTCGGTTACAGTAACTCAGCTTGCAACTAAATCCTCATTAGAATCGGCTACAAAGCTTACTACGACTTTAGGGACAGATAAGGTTACACTTGCTACCAAACTGAGTGACCTGAGCGGGGCAACTTCTCCACTTACTTTTGATGTAGCTGGGGGGGATAGCATTACCTTTACTTCAGACGATACGATTTCAACAGCTATGGCTAAAATAAACAGTAGTTCGGCAGATGTCAAAGCCAGCTTTGATGAAGTGAGCGGTAAGTTGTCAATTACATCCAATAAGTTTGGTACAGATAATGTAATTGAAAATCAGAAGATAAGCGGCTCGCTCCTTACCCTGTTGGATATGGATTATAGCGACACAGTTGATTCATTTTTCAAGGCCAAAAATGCGATTGCGGAGATTTCCAGCAGTAAGTCGACCGCTGCGGAGACCTACACCAGCACTTCAAATTCACTGACGGTAAATGGTGTATCGCTCACTTTTCTTGCTAAAAGTGCCACTACGGGTGGCGCCACGACGATTACGACTCAGGCTGATGCTGATAAGTCTATTGAAACAATTAAAGCTTTTGTAGAAACATATAATGATCTAATCAACACTATGACTACCAAAATAGGTGAAGAGAAATACAGAACCTATGCTCCTCTGACAGATGAACAAAAGGAAGCAATGAGTGAAAAGGATATTGAATTGTGGGAAGAGAAAGCAAAGAGTGGTCTGCTCAAAAATGATGTTATTCTTCAAACAGCCATCTCGGATATGCGTGCGGCAATTACAGATAAACTCGGTGATCTTAGTGGAATGGGGATTACTACAGGACAATATTACGAGAATGGTAAGCTCTATCTCGATGAAGACAAGCTTAAGCAGGCTATACTAAATAATCCACAAAAGGTAAACGATGTGTTCCGCGGTTCTGCAGTAGATGTAAACGGAGGAATTTTTGGAGCGCTATCCGCAGCAGCAGACAAGGCATTGGATAAAATTGTATTGAAAGCAGGTACATCGAAATTTTCAACGGACCTTAAATTTGCTTATAAAACGGAAAGCGTTATGGGGCGGATGTTAAAGGATTACAACTCGCGTATCGACTCATTGCAGGATCGTTTAGCAGATTTGGAAACTAGATACTACAAACAATTTACTGCTATGGAAACGGCGATGAATAAATACAATTCTCAGTCGTCAAGTTTAAGTGGTTTATTCACGAGTTAA
- a CDS encoding flagellar protein FlaG, translating to MDVQFSLSAKSVERSISNPKYETATKKDDNNWIAQVTSASDLNAIERQGVKVPVGEEQLIRTIARAVKALEGPTTSLEISIHEKTHALMVKVMNKETGELIREVPPEKTLDLVAKMMEIAGILIDEKV from the coding sequence ATGGACGTTCAGTTTTCTCTATCAGCCAAATCAGTAGAGCGGAGCATTAGTAATCCGAAATATGAGACTGCCACAAAAAAAGACGACAACAACTGGATAGCGCAAGTCACAAGTGCCTCGGATCTTAATGCAATCGAAAGGCAAGGAGTCAAGGTTCCGGTTGGAGAAGAGCAGCTAATCCGAACCATTGCTCGTGCAGTAAAAGCATTAGAAGGGCCAACTACCTCTTTGGAAATAAGCATACATGAGAAGACCCACGCCCTGATGGTAAAGGTAATGAATAAAGAAACGGGCGAATTAATACGAGAAGTCCCACCTGAAAAAACGCTCGATCTTGTAGCGAAAATGATGGAAATTGCCGGTATTCTTATCGATGAGAAAGTATAG